The following are encoded in a window of Acidobacteriota bacterium genomic DNA:
- a CDS encoding TolC family protein has product MCTSDRRGARRRGWRRAAGRLLMPAAACVASLAHAAAAQPVLPPQAQETRPPLTLERTIASALARHPLVEAARARAEAARATRTLVQSVPNPIATVWLENIGVQGRPASAGASREVQAYVTWPIEQLIRRPDRVRQAEAEIDVAEAAAALARRQVVSGAVRAFFELALAQALRDEAEENRDRLAQLAAYSRARVEQGVTAEGELLRIETELDQVSTAVVLAGVALTRSQAALEPYLSSDAISGGLDALRVVVPDEPGGGPAALPAVGDLLERSARARPELVAGRARVESATAAAAYERTASWRQLGLTFGGKQLDGQTSMIASVNLAVPIFNQNRGGIARATSERIAAEEELRWAERTVAADVEGAYRAAQQLTRQIERLRQSFLSRAEAIHEYTVGAYQEGGATLLQVLDATRTLADARLTFLRTLLAERESLFVLALVASADPSGALQLFHTWTGSPSASPARGAQP; this is encoded by the coding sequence ATGTGTACATCGGACCGCCGCGGCGCGCGGCGGCGCGGATGGCGTCGCGCCGCCGGCCGGCTGCTGATGCCGGCCGCCGCCTGCGTGGCGTCGCTCGCTCATGCAGCGGCGGCGCAGCCCGTCCTGCCCCCGCAGGCGCAAGAGACGCGGCCGCCGCTCACGCTCGAGCGAACGATCGCGTCGGCGCTCGCGCGTCATCCGCTCGTCGAAGCGGCGCGCGCGCGCGCCGAAGCGGCCCGCGCAACGAGAACCCTCGTCCAATCGGTGCCGAACCCGATTGCGACCGTCTGGCTCGAGAACATCGGCGTTCAGGGCCGCCCGGCATCGGCAGGAGCCAGCAGGGAAGTGCAGGCGTACGTCACCTGGCCCATCGAGCAGCTCATCAGGCGGCCCGATCGCGTGCGGCAAGCCGAAGCGGAGATCGATGTCGCCGAGGCGGCCGCGGCGCTCGCGCGCCGGCAGGTCGTGAGCGGGGCCGTGCGGGCCTTCTTCGAGCTGGCCCTGGCACAGGCGCTCCGGGATGAAGCCGAGGAGAACCGCGACCGGCTGGCGCAGTTGGCGGCCTACAGCCGGGCGCGCGTCGAGCAAGGCGTCACGGCCGAAGGCGAGCTGCTGCGGATCGAGACCGAACTGGATCAGGTCAGCACGGCCGTGGTCCTCGCCGGCGTCGCGCTCACGCGGAGTCAGGCCGCGCTCGAACCGTACCTGTCGTCTGACGCCATCTCGGGCGGGCTCGACGCCCTCCGCGTCGTGGTGCCCGACGAGCCAGGCGGTGGCCCGGCCGCGCTGCCCGCCGTCGGCGATCTGCTCGAGCGGTCGGCGCGGGCGCGTCCAGAGCTCGTCGCCGGCCGGGCGCGGGTCGAGAGCGCGACCGCGGCGGCCGCCTACGAACGCACCGCGAGCTGGCGACAGCTCGGCCTGACGTTCGGCGGCAAGCAGCTCGACGGGCAGACGTCGATGATCGCGAGCGTCAACCTGGCCGTTCCGATCTTCAACCAGAACCGGGGCGGCATCGCGCGGGCGACGAGCGAGCGGATCGCGGCCGAGGAGGAGCTGCGATGGGCCGAACGGACCGTCGCCGCCGACGTGGAGGGCGCCTATCGGGCCGCGCAACAGCTCACCCGGCAGATCGAGCGGCTGCGCCAGTCCTTTCTCTCGCGCGCCGAGGCCATCCACGAGTACACGGTCGGCGCGTACCAGGAGGGCGGCGCGACGCTGCTGCAGGTGCTCGACGCGACGCGCACGCTCGCCGACGCGCGCCTGACGTTCCTGCGCACGCTCCTGGCCGAGCGCGAGAGCCTGTTCGTGCTCGCGCTCGTCGCCAGCGCCGATCCGAGCGGTGCGCTTCAACTGTTCCACACCTGGACCGGCTCGCCGTCAGCGAGCCCTGCGCGGGGAGCACAGCCATGA
- a CDS encoding nuclear transport factor 2 family protein, producing MSHAETVKAIYQAFGQGDVPAILERLAEDVEWEYGAGESAPPWLTLRRGRSSIVGFFESLGALDIHRFEPKRFLEDGPLVVAVLDFECTVRQTGRRIVEEDQIHLWHFDSAGRVARFRHRTDTHQQWAAYFNR from the coding sequence ATGTCGCACGCGGAGACCGTCAAGGCGATCTACCAGGCGTTCGGGCAGGGTGACGTTCCGGCAATCCTCGAGCGGCTGGCAGAGGACGTGGAGTGGGAGTACGGCGCCGGCGAATCGGCGCCGCCGTGGCTCACCCTCAGACGCGGCCGCTCCAGCATCGTCGGGTTCTTCGAGAGCCTTGGCGCGCTCGACATCCACCGGTTCGAGCCGAAGCGCTTCCTCGAAGACGGACCGCTCGTGGTGGCCGTGCTCGACTTCGAGTGCACCGTGCGCCAGACCGGGCGGCGCATCGTGGAAGAGGATCAGATCCACCTCTGGCACTTCGACAGCGCCGGCCGCGTCGCGCGGTTCCGGCATCGCACCGACACGCACCAGCAGTGGGCCGCGTACTTCAACCGGTAG
- a CDS encoding c-type cytochrome, with translation MSTRSYWRMTVLVCAAGVAAAVPFAADPIAADERQAGARQAAPPASRGASLKPLTDAASLAQGRALYEGQTYMCANCHRPDLGGLVGPNLVDDFWTSGCSVTDVMTATEKGFPARGMMPFGSGKPMTSQQLHQLASYILSKRGSAPANAKTHDPARDKPCK, from the coding sequence ATGAGCACGAGATCGTACTGGCGTATGACGGTCCTGGTGTGCGCGGCCGGAGTCGCGGCGGCCGTCCCGTTCGCCGCCGATCCGATCGCGGCGGACGAACGGCAGGCCGGGGCGCGGCAGGCGGCACCGCCGGCGTCGCGCGGCGCGTCGCTGAAGCCGCTCACCGATGCCGCCAGCCTGGCTCAGGGACGCGCGCTGTACGAAGGACAGACGTACATGTGCGCGAACTGCCATCGTCCGGATCTCGGCGGCCTCGTGGGCCCGAATCTCGTCGACGATTTCTGGACCTCGGGCTGCTCGGTGACCGACGTCATGACCGCGACCGAGAAGGGATTCCCTGCGCGGGGCATGATGCCGTTCGGCAGCGGCAAGCCGATGACGTCGCAGCAGTTGCACCAGCTCGCCAGCTACATCCTCTCCAAGCGCGGCTCGGCGCCGGCCAACGCCAAGACGCACGATCCCGCGCGCGACAAGCCCTGCAAGTAG
- a CDS encoding copper chaperone PCu(A)C: MLAAAFALTGVPSASIAQTAPGVNVRQAWVREATAGQASTAAYFTIENHGSAPLTLVGVSSPVAATAELHTMQQTPGRGAMGNAPMGGMMRMAQVDRVVVPVHGTVEFKPGGYHVMLFKVTRALATGEDVELTLRFEGGETKTVVAVVGSRAAVAAPGQ, encoded by the coding sequence ATGCTGGCCGCCGCTTTCGCGCTGACGGGAGTTCCGTCCGCGTCGATCGCGCAGACTGCGCCCGGCGTGAACGTCCGGCAGGCCTGGGTCCGTGAGGCCACCGCCGGGCAGGCGAGCACCGCTGCGTACTTCACGATCGAGAACCACGGTTCGGCGCCGCTCACGCTCGTGGGCGTGAGCTCGCCGGTGGCGGCTACCGCGGAGCTCCACACGATGCAGCAGACGCCGGGGCGCGGCGCGATGGGCAATGCGCCGATGGGCGGCATGATGCGCATGGCCCAGGTCGATCGCGTCGTCGTGCCGGTGCACGGCACGGTCGAGTTCAAGCCCGGCGGATATCACGTCATGTTGTTCAAGGTGACGCGCGCGCTGGCGACGGGCGAGGACGTCGAGCTGACGCTTCGGTTCGAGGGCGGCGAGACGAAGACCGTCGTCGCCGTGGTCGGTTCCCGGGCCGCGGTCGCGGCGCCGGGCCAGTGA
- a CDS encoding SCO family protein, whose translation MRRRLVTLVMLALSAAGVGCGRGGDGPSAGGSASGGVELREYPLGGDFTLTSHEGTPFRLTDVRGKIVFLFFGYVTCPDVCPLTMSKLADAVKRVPVARNDVVVLFVTVDVDRDTPAALARYVRSFDLPMIGLTGTRAEVDAVVAQYKSAYEITPSASAGGPEVSHTSYTYAIDRAGKVRALISHDDSAEDAAGVLRLLLEE comes from the coding sequence ATGCGCCGGCGATTGGTGACCCTCGTGATGCTCGCGCTCTCCGCCGCAGGCGTGGGCTGCGGTCGCGGCGGGGACGGCCCGTCGGCGGGGGGCAGCGCGTCGGGCGGCGTCGAGCTGCGCGAGTACCCTCTCGGCGGCGACTTCACGCTCACGAGCCATGAAGGCACACCATTCAGGCTGACGGATGTTCGCGGCAAGATCGTCTTCCTGTTCTTCGGCTACGTGACCTGTCCGGACGTCTGCCCGCTGACCATGTCCAAGCTGGCCGATGCGGTGAAGCGCGTGCCGGTGGCCCGGAACGACGTGGTGGTGCTGTTCGTGACCGTGGACGTGGATCGCGACACGCCAGCAGCCCTCGCGCGGTACGTGCGGTCGTTCGATCTGCCGATGATCGGCCTCACCGGTACTCGCGCCGAAGTGGACGCCGTGGTCGCGCAATACAAGTCGGCGTACGAGATCACGCCGTCGGCGTCGGCCGGCGGGCCCGAGGTGAGCCACACGAGCTACACCTACGCGATCGATCGCGCCGGCAAGGTGCGGGCGCTCATCTCGCACGACGATTCGGCTGAAGATGCCGCGGGCGTGCTACGGTTGTTGCTCGAGGAATAA
- the pyk gene encoding pyruvate kinase, whose amino-acid sequence MIRRTKIVATLGPASSSPAAIRALITAGMNVARITLAHGTRDAQRALVAAVRAEADALGQPVAVMVDLPGPKVRTTGFGEPAQLAPGDLVTLVAGHDEPSTAARFVVDYDTLAADVRPGDVLGIGDGIVHLAVERIAGDEVHARVTNGGTLVGRKGVRVPTERFRAAVPTAEDLELIAAFRDDPVDIIAISFVRSGADVRAVRAAVGGGGPWLMAKIETAPAVHHLAEIIAASDAIMVARGDLGTELPIEDVPHLQKRIIRETVRNGKPVLVATQMLESMIEAPTPTRAEATDVANAVLDQASAVMLSAETAVGHDPVLVVETMDRLARRAEAELTPASLQSFVLGNRDLSDVNVATAHAAWQAAHDLDAQAILCCTRTGATARKMASFRPLAPLYGLTGDVQALRRLSLCWGVQPMLLSGVAASTEEVMDRAIAEAVGGGLARPGDIVVVLAGSPRAGPGHTDSLRVAVIPRAGATP is encoded by the coding sequence ATGATCCGCCGCACGAAGATCGTCGCGACGCTCGGGCCCGCCTCATCGTCGCCGGCGGCCATCCGCGCGCTCATCACGGCCGGCATGAACGTGGCGCGGATCACGCTCGCGCACGGCACGCGAGACGCGCAGCGCGCGCTCGTCGCGGCGGTTCGGGCCGAGGCCGATGCGCTGGGCCAGCCCGTCGCCGTCATGGTCGATCTTCCGGGACCGAAAGTCCGGACGACCGGGTTCGGCGAGCCGGCCCAGTTGGCGCCGGGCGACCTCGTCACGCTCGTCGCCGGTCACGACGAGCCGAGCACGGCCGCCCGCTTCGTCGTGGACTACGACACGCTCGCCGCCGACGTCCGTCCGGGCGACGTGCTCGGCATCGGCGACGGCATCGTGCACCTGGCCGTCGAGCGCATCGCCGGCGACGAGGTCCACGCGCGCGTCACGAACGGCGGCACGCTCGTCGGACGCAAGGGCGTCCGCGTGCCGACGGAGCGGTTCAGGGCCGCCGTGCCGACGGCCGAAGATCTGGAGCTCATCGCGGCGTTCCGCGACGACCCGGTGGACATCATCGCGATCTCGTTCGTCCGCTCCGGTGCGGACGTGCGCGCGGTCCGTGCGGCCGTCGGCGGCGGCGGACCGTGGCTCATGGCGAAGATCGAGACCGCGCCCGCCGTGCACCACCTCGCCGAGATCATCGCGGCGTCGGACGCCATCATGGTGGCCCGCGGCGATCTCGGCACGGAGCTGCCGATCGAGGACGTGCCGCACCTGCAGAAGCGGATCATCCGGGAGACGGTGCGGAACGGCAAACCGGTGCTCGTCGCCACGCAGATGCTCGAGTCGATGATCGAGGCCCCCACGCCGACGCGCGCGGAGGCGACCGACGTCGCCAACGCGGTGCTCGATCAGGCGAGCGCCGTGATGCTCTCGGCCGAGACCGCGGTCGGCCACGACCCCGTGCTCGTCGTCGAGACGATGGATCGGCTCGCGCGCCGCGCGGAGGCCGAGCTCACGCCGGCGTCGCTCCAGTCGTTCGTGCTCGGCAACCGCGATTTGTCCGACGTCAACGTCGCGACGGCGCACGCGGCCTGGCAGGCGGCGCACGACCTCGATGCGCAGGCGATCCTCTGTTGCACGCGCACCGGTGCGACCGCGCGCAAGATGGCGAGCTTCCGGCCGCTCGCGCCGTTGTACGGCCTGACCGGCGACGTGCAGGCGCTGCGGCGGCTGTCGCTCTGCTGGGGCGTGCAGCCGATGCTGCTCTCGGGCGTGGCGGCCTCCACCGAGGAAGTCATGGATCGCGCGATCGCCGAAGCGGTCGGCGGCGGGCTCGCGCGGCCCGGCGACATCGTCGTCGTGCTCGCCGGCTCGCCGCGAGCCGGCCCGGGGCACACCGACTCGCTGCGCGTGGCGGTCATCCCGCGGGCGGGAGCGACGCCGTGA
- a CDS encoding efflux RND transporter permease subunit codes for MIDRLIDAALRFRIAVIAGTLALIAAGIWAVTSISVDAFPDLTPNQVQVITPAPGLSPNEVENLVSYPMEIAMMGLPRAQLVRSVSKAGISVVTITFEDDVDLYFARTLVQQRMQDAAGSLPDGVRPSLGPPATPMGEVFQYVLESDARSLMELKSLQEYTIKPLLRTIPGVADVNSWGGLVQQFHVEADPGRLLGYGLALADLERALRENNDNFGAGYLESRGERFTIRGLGRLAGAQDIARVVVATRGGTPIHVDDVATVSIGPMPREGAVSRDGRGETVAGMIVMLKGANGREVVRLVEEQLAGIRRLLPEGVTIRPFYDQGEVVDRTTRTVVRNLVEGGALVVLVLFVFLRNLRASLVTATVIPLSLLFAFVAMRRAGVSANLMSLGALDFGLLVDASVVMVENFVRRLEDHDHDAPAERLRIIRRAAVEVGRPIVFGVCIIIAVYIPIFSLQGLEGRMFAPMAFTVCVAVLGSLLLALTYVPVIASLLLKHTVETPSRWFEALRRAYRRVLDWAIGHRAIVLGMAAALLVAALASVPFLGTEFMPELDEGSMLIETRRLPSTSLPQGMAIAKEVEATLRRFPEVTGVVTKVGRPELATETMGLYAGDVYVGLKPHDQWTERSAEALITRMDEALRSIPGIEYNFTAPMAMRLDEAISGVRTELGVKLFGDDLARLERTARDIRDVIRTVPGAADTSVDVTAGAMQVQITLDRGALARYGLSVGDVRDAVRTGIGGAEATEIIEGRKRFPVIVRLAPEHRETPEAIGRLLLTTPSGGKVLVSQVARVEIVQGPELINHENGERMVIVQSNVRGRDLGGFAADVQRQIARRVDLPPGYRVTYGGQFENQQRAMQRLSLIVPAVLLLIVMLLYASLGHARQALLVMLNVPFALVGGIGALWLRGLHLNLSASVGFIALFGIAVLNGVVLIAYLNQLRDSGQPLEEAVRAGSEVRLRPVLMTALVASFGFIPMATSTSPGSEVQRPLATVVIGGLVTSTVLTLVVLPLLYEWLEERWPRWANRIARRFRPGQTDDSAGATVRS; via the coding sequence ATGATCGACCGATTGATCGACGCCGCCCTGCGATTCCGCATCGCCGTCATCGCCGGCACGCTCGCGCTGATTGCGGCGGGCATCTGGGCGGTCACGAGCATCAGCGTGGACGCCTTTCCGGATCTCACCCCGAATCAGGTGCAGGTCATCACGCCGGCCCCCGGGTTGTCGCCCAACGAGGTCGAGAACCTCGTGAGCTACCCGATGGAGATCGCGATGATGGGACTCCCGCGCGCCCAGCTCGTGCGCTCCGTGTCCAAGGCCGGCATCTCGGTCGTGACGATCACGTTCGAAGACGATGTCGATCTGTACTTCGCCAGGACGCTGGTGCAGCAGCGCATGCAGGACGCCGCCGGGAGCCTGCCGGATGGCGTGCGGCCATCGCTCGGGCCGCCCGCGACGCCGATGGGCGAGGTGTTCCAGTACGTGCTCGAGTCGGACGCGCGGTCGCTGATGGAGCTGAAGAGCCTGCAGGAGTACACGATCAAGCCCCTGCTGCGGACGATCCCCGGCGTGGCGGACGTGAACTCGTGGGGCGGACTCGTCCAGCAGTTCCACGTCGAGGCGGATCCCGGCCGCCTGCTGGGCTATGGCCTGGCGCTCGCCGATCTGGAGCGGGCGCTCCGGGAGAACAACGACAACTTCGGCGCCGGCTACCTCGAGAGCCGTGGCGAGCGGTTCACGATTCGCGGCCTCGGCCGGCTCGCCGGCGCTCAGGACATCGCCCGCGTCGTCGTCGCGACCCGCGGCGGCACGCCGATCCACGTGGATGACGTGGCCACGGTGTCGATCGGCCCGATGCCGCGCGAAGGGGCGGTCTCGCGCGACGGGCGCGGCGAGACGGTGGCCGGCATGATCGTGATGCTGAAGGGCGCCAACGGGCGAGAGGTCGTGCGGCTGGTCGAGGAGCAGCTCGCCGGCATCCGGCGCCTGTTGCCCGAGGGCGTGACGATCCGCCCGTTCTACGACCAGGGCGAGGTCGTCGATCGCACGACGCGGACCGTCGTGCGCAACCTCGTCGAAGGCGGTGCGCTCGTCGTGCTCGTGCTGTTCGTGTTCCTCCGGAACCTGCGCGCATCGCTCGTCACCGCCACGGTGATTCCGCTGTCGCTCCTCTTCGCGTTCGTCGCCATGCGGCGCGCCGGCGTGTCGGCGAACCTGATGAGCCTGGGCGCGCTGGACTTCGGGCTGCTCGTGGACGCCTCGGTCGTGATGGTCGAGAACTTCGTGCGGCGGCTCGAGGACCACGACCACGACGCGCCCGCCGAGCGGCTCCGGATCATCCGGCGGGCGGCCGTCGAGGTGGGACGGCCCATCGTGTTCGGCGTCTGCATCATCATCGCCGTCTACATCCCGATCTTCTCGCTGCAGGGGCTCGAGGGCCGCATGTTCGCGCCGATGGCCTTCACCGTCTGCGTCGCCGTCCTCGGGTCGCTGCTGCTGGCACTGACCTACGTCCCGGTCATCGCCTCTCTCCTCCTGAAGCACACGGTCGAGACGCCGTCGCGCTGGTTCGAGGCGCTGCGCCGCGCGTATCGGCGCGTGCTGGACTGGGCGATCGGGCATCGGGCGATCGTGCTCGGCATGGCGGCGGCGCTGCTCGTGGCCGCGCTCGCATCGGTGCCGTTTCTCGGCACCGAGTTCATGCCGGAGCTGGACGAGGGATCGATGCTCATCGAGACGCGGCGGCTGCCGAGCACCTCGCTGCCGCAGGGCATGGCGATCGCGAAGGAGGTCGAAGCTACGCTGCGGCGCTTTCCGGAAGTGACGGGCGTCGTGACCAAGGTCGGCCGTCCCGAGCTGGCGACCGAGACGATGGGGCTGTACGCGGGCGACGTGTACGTGGGCCTGAAGCCGCACGATCAGTGGACCGAGCGGTCGGCCGAGGCGCTCATCACGAGGATGGACGAGGCGCTCCGATCGATTCCCGGCATCGAGTACAACTTCACCGCGCCGATGGCGATGCGCCTCGACGAGGCGATCTCGGGCGTGCGTACGGAGCTCGGCGTGAAGCTGTTCGGCGACGATCTCGCGCGGCTCGAACGCACGGCGCGCGACATCCGCGACGTGATTCGGACCGTGCCGGGCGCGGCCGACACGTCGGTCGACGTCACGGCCGGCGCGATGCAGGTGCAGATCACCCTCGACCGTGGCGCGCTCGCGCGGTACGGGCTGAGCGTCGGCGACGTCCGCGACGCCGTCCGCACGGGCATCGGCGGCGCAGAGGCCACCGAGATCATCGAAGGCCGCAAGCGATTCCCGGTGATCGTTCGCCTCGCGCCGGAGCACCGGGAGACCCCCGAGGCCATCGGCCGCCTGCTCTTGACGACGCCATCTGGCGGCAAGGTGCTGGTCTCGCAGGTGGCCCGCGTCGAGATCGTGCAGGGGCCGGAGCTCATCAACCACGAGAACGGCGAGCGCATGGTCATCGTGCAGAGCAACGTGCGCGGGCGCGATCTCGGCGGGTTCGCCGCCGACGTCCAGCGGCAGATCGCTCGGCGCGTCGATCTGCCGCCGGGCTACCGCGTGACCTATGGCGGGCAGTTCGAGAATCAGCAGCGCGCGATGCAGCGGCTGTCGCTCATCGTGCCGGCCGTGCTCCTGCTGATCGTGATGCTCCTCTACGCCAGCCTCGGTCACGCGCGGCAGGCGCTCCTCGTGATGTTGAACGTGCCGTTCGCCCTCGTGGGCGGAATCGGCGCGCTCTGGCTGCGCGGGCTCCACCTGAACCTCAGCGCGTCGGTCGGGTTCATCGCGCTCTTCGGCATCGCCGTCCTGAACGGCGTCGTGCTCATCGCGTACCTGAACCAGTTGCGCGACAGCGGCCAGCCGCTCGAGGAGGCGGTGCGGGCTGGATCGGAAGTGCGCCTGCGGCCCGTGCTCATGACCGCGCTCGTCGCGAGCTTCGGGTTCATCCCCATGGCCACGTCGACGAGCCCGGGCTCCGAGGTCCAGCGGCCGCTCGCGACCGTCGTGATCGGCGGGCTCGTCACATCGACCGTCCTGACCCTCGTCGTGCTGCCGCTGCTGTACGAATGGCTCGAAGAGAGATGGCCGCGCTGGGCGAACAGGATCGCGCGGCGATTCCGCCCGGGGCAGACGGACGACAGCGCGGGCGCGACCGTGAGATCCTGA
- a CDS encoding efflux RND transporter periplasmic adaptor subunit, with protein MTDRHHLQHLSRRAAAGAALLVSAISVAGCGGDATPVEQPAAVAPAADRLTLTREQVEHGGVRWQAVEAWRMSDTVAVPGQLAANEDRTVRSSAPARARVTALHVRLGDRVRAGEPLVTLLSEQAAAVRSELSKALAELTAQQTRTRYARAALERAERLLELKAMSRQEVERARVDLDEAQSNLVQAQAEVDRARAVSSQLGPADERGAIVLTAPFAGVVLSRDVTLGSVVEAGTPLVTVTEPGTLWLEIAATERVAPLLARGVGVTFTVAELLPETFHAVVQSVGAALDPVTRTVPVRALVKNPAGRLRPAMMTTVVLAVGVARDGVAVPDAALQRLDERPVVFIATPTADGGARFERRDVEIGTTVGDRVHVVNGLRPGDVIVTGGAFAVKSQFARAAAPAQ; from the coding sequence ATGACCGACCGGCATCATCTGCAGCATCTCTCTCGTCGCGCGGCGGCCGGCGCCGCTCTGCTGGTCTCGGCGATCTCCGTCGCCGGCTGCGGAGGCGATGCGACGCCTGTCGAGCAGCCTGCGGCCGTTGCGCCGGCGGCTGACCGTCTGACCCTGACGCGCGAGCAGGTGGAGCACGGCGGCGTGCGCTGGCAGGCCGTCGAGGCGTGGCGCATGAGCGACACCGTCGCCGTGCCGGGCCAGCTTGCGGCGAACGAGGACCGCACGGTGCGCTCGAGCGCTCCGGCGCGCGCCCGTGTCACGGCGCTGCACGTGCGTCTGGGAGACCGCGTGCGCGCCGGCGAGCCGCTCGTCACGCTGCTCAGCGAGCAGGCCGCGGCCGTGCGATCGGAGTTGTCCAAGGCGCTCGCCGAGCTCACCGCGCAGCAGACGCGGACCCGATATGCGCGTGCGGCGCTCGAGCGTGCCGAGCGGCTCCTCGAGCTCAAGGCGATGTCGCGCCAGGAAGTGGAGCGCGCGCGCGTGGACCTCGACGAGGCGCAGTCGAACCTCGTGCAGGCGCAAGCCGAGGTCGATCGTGCGCGGGCCGTGTCGAGCCAGCTCGGTCCGGCCGACGAGCGAGGCGCGATCGTCCTGACGGCGCCGTTCGCCGGCGTGGTGCTCAGCCGCGACGTCACGCTCGGCAGCGTCGTCGAGGCCGGCACGCCGCTCGTGACCGTGACCGAGCCGGGCACGCTGTGGCTCGAGATCGCCGCGACCGAGCGCGTGGCGCCGCTGTTGGCGCGAGGCGTCGGCGTCACGTTCACGGTCGCGGAGCTCTTGCCCGAGACGTTCCACGCCGTCGTGCAGAGCGTCGGCGCGGCGCTCGATCCGGTCACGCGCACCGTGCCGGTGCGAGCCCTGGTGAAGAATCCTGCCGGGCGGCTTCGACCAGCGATGATGACCACCGTCGTCCTTGCCGTCGGCGTCGCGCGTGACGGCGTGGCGGTGCCGGACGCCGCGCTGCAACGGCTGGACGAGCGCCCGGTCGTGTTCATCGCCACGCCCACGGCCGACGGCGGCGCGCGGTTCGAACGCCGCGACGTCGAGATCGGCACCACCGTCGGCGATCGTGTTCACGTCGTCAACGGTCTCAGGCCCGGCGACGTGATCGTCACCGGCGGGGCATTCGCCGTGAAGTCCCAGTTCGCGCGCGCGGCAGCGCCGGCCCAGTAG
- a CDS encoding AI-2E family transporter: protein MTTGPSRPAVLRPAAQVIALVLAAALALVVLYRIQIVLLAVVLAVFFAYLIAPLVAAVERTVRRPSMSRTTSRGISTGLVYLAMMAAAGAALVLLVPRLSLQASDIAARGPAYVSAVRAWSADWAAWERAKLPPEFQAHVDEAIAAAVAAGVVYGQESLLASLSLVSFVPWLVLIPVLAFFFLRDVDVLRYYAVQALPSAWRGPGYRLVQELNTAIAAYIRAQLLACLIVGVTCGLGFAVLRVPYAALLGAAAGVLEFIPLVGPLVTAVAAGIVAAVQAPLLAVWVVSFLIVLRIVQDYVIYPRLIGHGTHLHPLTIILGVLIGAELGGIVGVFLAVPAMAMLSVGYRHWADWTRVPVTPAGADAETRARAVVPQR from the coding sequence GTGACGACCGGGCCGTCCCGGCCGGCCGTGCTCCGGCCCGCCGCGCAGGTGATCGCGCTCGTGCTGGCCGCAGCGCTCGCGCTCGTCGTGCTCTACCGCATCCAGATCGTGCTGCTCGCGGTCGTGCTGGCGGTGTTCTTCGCGTACTTGATCGCACCGCTCGTCGCCGCCGTGGAGCGCACGGTACGCCGGCCGTCGATGTCGCGAACGACCTCGCGCGGGATCTCAACCGGGCTCGTCTATCTGGCGATGATGGCCGCGGCGGGCGCCGCGCTCGTGCTGCTCGTCCCGCGGCTCTCGCTCCAGGCCTCGGACATCGCGGCGCGTGGACCGGCCTACGTGAGCGCCGTGCGCGCGTGGAGCGCCGACTGGGCGGCCTGGGAACGGGCGAAGCTGCCGCCGGAGTTCCAGGCGCACGTTGACGAGGCGATCGCGGCGGCCGTGGCGGCCGGCGTGGTGTACGGGCAGGAGTCGCTCCTCGCGTCGCTCTCGCTCGTGAGCTTCGTGCCCTGGCTCGTGCTGATCCCCGTGCTCGCGTTCTTCTTCCTCCGCGACGTCGACGTGCTCCGCTACTACGCGGTCCAGGCGCTCCCCTCCGCGTGGCGCGGTCCGGGCTACCGGCTCGTGCAGGAGCTGAACACCGCGATCGCCGCGTACATCAGGGCGCAACTGCTCGCCTGCCTGATCGTCGGCGTGACGTGCGGGCTGGGCTTCGCCGTGCTGCGCGTCCCGTACGCCGCGCTGCTCGGCGCGGCCGCCGGCGTGCTCGAGTTCATCCCGCTCGTCGGTCCGCTCGTCACCGCGGTGGCGGCCGGCATCGTGGCGGCCGTGCAGGCGCCGCTGCTCGCCGTGTGGGTGGTGTCCTTCCTGATCGTCCTGCGCATCGTGCAGGACTACGTGATCTACCCGCGTCTCATCGGGCACGGCACGCACCTGCACCCGCTGACGATCATCCTGGGCGTGCTCATCGGCGCCGAGCTCGGCGGCATCGTCGGCGTGTTCCTCGCCGTGCCGGCCATGGCGATGCTGTCGGTCGGC